One Malus domestica chromosome 11, GDT2T_hap1 genomic region harbors:
- the LOC103423040 gene encoding ubiquitin-conjugating enzyme E2 35: protein MANSNLPRRIIKETQRLLSEPAPGISASPSEDNMRYFNVMILGPTQSPYEGGVFKLELFLPEEYPMAAPKVRFLTKIYHPNIDKLGRICLDILKDKWSPALQIRTVLLSIQALLSAPNPDDPLSENIAKHWKSNEAEAVETAKEWTRLYASGV from the exons ATGGCGAACAGTAATCTTCCCCGACGAATCATCAAG GAAACTCAACGTCTCCTTAGTGAACCTG CACCGGGAATTAGTGCTTCACCGTCAGAAGACAATATGCGATATTTCAATGTGATGATCCTTGGCCCGACACAATCTCCTTATGAAG GAGGAGTTTTCAAGTTGGAACTCTTTTTGCCTGAAGAATATCCAATGGCTGCTCCAAAG GTTCGATTTCTCACCAAAATTTATCATCCTAACATTGACAAG CTGGGAAGGATATGCCTTGATATTTTGAAAGATAAGTGGAGTCCTGCTCTCCAGATTCGAACTGTACTTTTGAG TATTCAGGCACTTTTGAGTGCCCCAAACCCCGATGATCCGCTCTCAGAGAACATCGCAAAGCATTGGAAATCGAATGAGGCTGAAGCTGTTGAAACAG CCAAGGAATGGACCCGTTTATATGCAAGCGGTGTGTAA